Below is a genomic region from Oryzias melastigma strain HK-1 linkage group LG7, ASM292280v2, whole genome shotgun sequence.
gttaagaacagtttttttttaattaatggcttaatggccacaaaaaacaaagtgttttttcctaaatgttaaagtcagtaagaaactggaccaaacggACCTTTTAGtgttgcaggttgcagacctctgatctaaacTAAAACTCCCTGGGGTACGTGAAGAGGGTACAAACCTTTGAACCAGTGTGGAGTATTAAAGTAAAAACCCACCGTTGTCCTGGCCCAGGATGAGACTGTACATGCTCCTCAGCCCAAACACGTTCAGGAAGTACCAGGACGCCGAGCTCACCCTGCACACgccaaacagcagcagctaaAAAAACCGTCTGCGGGAAGTACTCATCTGCGTCATGAAGGCCTTTTTACCAGGAAGCATCAAGAGACAGCAGGTCGATCCCTCTCTGCAGCATCGGCTTGAACCTCAGAGTCAGAGGAAACGGGACCTTTGCTGCAGCGGAcacagaacagaaccagaacatctgCACCCGGGTTTCCAAACAGATGCTGGAAACGCTTTTGCTCCAAGAGGAACTCACTTATGACGAACCCAGAGAAGGCCCAGTTGATCCATCCACCAATCACAATCATGGGCAGGACGTTGGTCAGGTTCCCCTTCATCATGTCTGTCAGCATGCTGGAGTCTGAAACAGAGGAGGAGCAAACTGTCATCAGAACACCACCAGAGGGTTCAAGCTGCAAGTACCGGTCCGTGGAACAGTAGGTACCGGGtcacagagaaaagaaacacaacctttctgttttatttctaatatgATTAAgaactatattttattttgcaaaaagctactgaattttttttttttttttcatcatatcCGACTTATTCTTGATTTAAATCGCTCGATCACACAAAAATCCGtccactttctttttaaagcGGCTGCACCAACCACTAAACTGAAACCTCTCAGCTAGCAAAGACGTgtttggaaagtttattttgggacaggaaacacaagaagagccttcaacttcaaaataaaataattctgcaTTTaacccctttaacaccagagtgtttatgtcctttgatttactgtaattttttatttgtttatttctccttcaaaatcgactggaattacattgattgtgataacaataaaagagattacagtatgttaaagatttgggGTTTAAGCGTCTTTACTATAAATATAGATTTACTGTGACAGTTGTTCACACAGACGATAATAATCATGCCGAATATTCAGCAACAAGCTATTTAATGTTATGAGGATGCTGCTAAAAAAGCTGTTCAAATGTTGGATTCAagtttatgaatatatttagaaaaaaacagtctgagtgcttcttttttttatttatgacaccttaaaagtcagatgaGATTGAggttaatgcaatttttttttatcttccactttgacagttatgggttAGGAGAAAGTCTAGATCACATGTTAATGGTTCCTACAGGAAATCTAGAGTACACATAAAGTTTAAAGAAGCTGCATGAACAttaggatgaagataaactttaactTCAAAAGTTGAGATAAACTGGAGGCCTGataaaggttggggaccactggtctagGGGAGGGCCCAGTCTAATTACTGAGAGAGAAGGCAAATctggctttaaaaaatacaaagaacaaacacacaTACCTGTCATGGGGTTCTTGGGGACGACTTTCCTCTTGACTGTCTTAAAGAAGCCGGTCTCTGCGTTGTTGAAATAGTGTTTCCTCATGGCGAAGGACTGAACGAAACAAACAGCTCCATCAGACACACAATCCTCAACGGATAGCTGACTCCAGGAAACAGCACCTTCTCCTGGAGACACTTCAGAGGGTAAACGTGAAGGGTCTGTTCTGAACTGCTGAGTGGGGCTGccaaaaacgatttttttaaaaagtcgactaatcgggtcatgcacaaactggatgtaaagcacacatttttaccatcattagctttaaactaactaaaaactagatatgtagcattacctgcgataatgctagtgtgaatgctgtaagctgaatttggtagctgaagatgctagtgccgaTGGCTAAAATCAGTAGCTAAAAACTctaaaggtgatagctgaaaatgctgaagctgataggcaactaaaatattagctaaatttcaagttagcctaaaaaaactgaagaaaaaaagcctaaagttgTGTCCGAATTGCCCCCCTAACTACtttaaaactatatagtgcaggactatatagcgccttggattttaaaggtaattgtGACCTGGcgctcactactttacttttgtttttctaaacaccggaaaTGATTTcaacaatttcacaaagtgaaaattaaataaatacgaacattttatgacttttatttatgactccactgtgttctgatggtgaaaatgtggatgctttattcaaatattacatttaaagatgttttttttgtttgagattgttcgactgcaatgcattgtggtctatattcgctaatctagtgagcatcgatgcatgctggCTTTTTGCAGAcatctgggaaatttcgagtgcacttgATTCTGGAATATATAGTGAtgggggggaatttggacacaacccaaataagctaaaacagctagcatgtagcggaaatattggataaactccaaaaaagtaaaacaaaaaaaaccttaataaatgccaaaatagtccaaaaagttagcataatgccattataactttcaacttcattacactccgactccatataatataaattaacgactaatcgactattaaattagtcgccgACTAtgtaatagttgattagttctcgattagtcggctaatcgtggcagccctactgctGAGTATGGGTCAGTTCATGTCAGCAGCACAGAGGGAGTGAGAATTGTTGACCAGACACACTGCCTGCAGCTGCAGTTACAGAACTCTCCGGTCCAGTTAAAGATCAGCTCAGACCTTCTGTTCAGCAGAACCTTTAGAGATTACCCTTCACAGACCTCCTGTCTGCTCCAATACATTTATGGAAATGTAGATGAATCAGAAAACAGGTGTATGTGTGCATCCACACTCCTTAACAGTCccacaagctccgcccaccaTGTCTGCGCCCGCACCTTCTCAGATGTTCAGATTCAGAATGCACAAAACAGGAGCTCACCTGCTTAGGAATGTACTTTCCATTCTCTCTGAGGATGCGGCTGCGCAGGAGTACCTGActgaacacagacacacaaactgaGTTCACctcagaaaataaagacattccTTTCAATTACAcctgatgtgtttttatgtgtttgcaaacaaaacagaaccTCAAAAACACTTCACAAACATGGATTTTACAACACAACTCATGGGAGCAGGAGGCCTCACCTGTCGGACACCTGCTCCAGGTCCACCTTCTTGTCGCTGTGGAGAAGCTGGGTGACGTAGTGACGGAGGACGCCCACGAAGAAAGTGATATAGACGATGGGCAGGACCACCCACATGCGTATGCTGGAatccagcagcagctcgggACCGGCCATTGCTAGACGCTCAACTCAGGCAGGAAAGCACTACAAATCTTTGAtggtttgaacaaaaaaaaagagcttaagAAGAGATCTGAACAAGC
It encodes:
- the zgc:86609 gene encoding TMCO1/EMC3 family protein; its protein translation is MAGPELLLDSSIRMWVVLPIVYITFFVGVLRHYVTQLLHSDKKVDLEQVSDSQVLLRSRILRENGKYIPKQSFAMRKHYFNNAETGFFKTVKRKVVPKNPMTDSSMLTDMMKGNLTNVLPMIVIGGWINWAFSGFVITKVPFPLTLRFKPMLQRGIDLLSLDASWVSSASWYFLNVFGLRSMYSLILGQDNAADQSRIMQDQMTGAAMAMPPDPNKAFKSEWEALEIVEHKWALENVEDELMSRDLNFGNLFSGDMKI